The Methanobrevibacter olleyae genome has a segment encoding these proteins:
- a CDS encoding symporter small accessory protein — protein MMVLGIEDPWIWSVYILMIVMTLVCVIYGAINWNKED, from the coding sequence ATGATGGTTTTAGGAATAGAAGATCCGTGGATCTGGAGTGTTTATATTCTTATGATTGTAATGACTCTTGTTTGTGTAATTTATGGTGCAATAAATTGGAATAAAGAAGATTAA
- the pyrE gene encoding orotate phosphoribosyltransferase: protein MVSKEYLIEILKENKVFEQGEFTLASGKKSNYYVNMKRAITEPEILSTIAKLINEKVDGDIDKIAGPALGAVPIATAVSLESKKPLLMIRKEKKGYGTSKLIEGDLDEGDNVILVEDVTTTGGSLLKAINAIVDNGGVVKKAFVVVDREEGAMETFANEGIVLEPLISVSEFFK, encoded by the coding sequence ATGGTTTCAAAAGAATACTTAATAGAAATTTTAAAGGAAAATAAGGTTTTTGAGCAGGGGGAATTCACACTTGCCTCAGGTAAGAAAAGCAATTATTATGTTAATATGAAAAGAGCTATTACAGAACCTGAAATTTTATCTACAATAGCTAAATTAATCAATGAAAAAGTTGATGGAGATATTGATAAAATTGCAGGTCCTGCTTTAGGTGCTGTTCCTATTGCAACTGCTGTTTCATTAGAATCTAAAAAACCTCTTCTTATGATTAGAAAAGAGAAAAAAGGTTATGGGACCTCTAAACTAATCGAAGGGGATTTAGATGAAGGTGACAATGTAATTCTTGTTGAAGATGTTACTACTACTGGTGGATCTTTATTAAAAGCAATTAATGCAATAGTTGATAATGGTGGAGTAGTTAAAAAAGCATTTGTTGTTGTGGATAGGGAAGAAGGTGCAATGGAGACCTTTGCAAATGAAGGAATTGTACTTGAACCTTTAATTTCAGTAAGTGAATTTTTCAAATAA
- the carB gene encoding carbamoyl-phosphate synthase large subunit gives MPVDEDINKVLIIGSGPIQIGQAAEFDYSGSQACKSLREEGIETVLVNSNPATIQTDMDMADTVYTEPLTPELVAQIIEKEKIDAILPTMGGQTGLNIATELGKLGLLEGIKVIGSDVQTIADVEDRDLFANFMDRLDEPIPKCNAVESVDGALEAVEEIGYPVIVRPAFTLGGTGGGIAHNKEELIEVTTHGLDMSYINQVLIDESVLGWKEIEFEVMRDKNDTCIIVCNMENVDPMGIHTGDSIVVAPIQNLNDEVCQRLRDASIKIIRNLGINGGCNIQFALNPETNEYKIIEVNPRVSRSSALASKATGYPIAKISSKVALGLSLDEIRNDITKETPASFEPSIDYIVVKIPRWPFDKFKGIDRKIGVQMKATGEVMAIGRTYEEAIQKAIRSLDIGLDGFEYLEYTEDNLANPTDERLFHMYSAIKDGRTVEELAELSKMDEFFLYKIENIVKFEERVSKEALEDEKFLLKAKKLGFSNFSLAKLAGIEEEDVKALLLKFDIKPSYKMVDTCAAEFEAKTPYYYSSYDSGNELIKTDNKKILIIGAGPIRIGQGIEFDYCCVHSSLALKDQGIETILVNNNPETVSTDYDISDELFFEPLTFEDIMGIIEQVEPDGVIVQFGGQTSINLSVPLAKAGVKILGTPYESIDRVEDRERFTEVLNDLHIHQAPYGLANSFDEAREAAERIGFPVLVRPSYVIGGRAMEIVYGLDELEEYMKEAVKVSPEHPILVDKFLEDAVELDVDLLCDGEDVFIAGIMEHIEEAGVHSGDSACVIPPQTIPEHLLEVIRENTRKLALELDVIGLMNIQYAVKLDEERVYIIEANPRASRTVPFVSKAIGVPLAKVATSLMMGAKLKDFNLAKEIKINHVAVKESVFPFLKLTESDSILGPEMKSTGESIGVDENFGLAFYKSQLSAGMDLPKEGNLFISVREQDKKKIQPIAEKASSLGFNIIATRGTADSVFNVPITRIKKVSQGHPNIKEAILNGEIDMIINTPHGEQASKDGYTIRRLAVELGIPYVTTLAGARAALNAIAAVKENDLKVKSLNEHISSLW, from the coding sequence ATGCCTGTTGATGAGGATATTAATAAAGTGCTTATAATTGGTTCTGGACCTATTCAAATTGGTCAAGCAGCTGAGTTTGATTACTCTGGTTCTCAAGCTTGCAAATCCCTTAGAGAAGAAGGGATTGAAACGGTTCTTGTTAACAGTAATCCTGCTACTATTCAAACTGACATGGATATGGCAGATACTGTTTATACTGAACCACTAACTCCAGAGCTTGTAGCTCAAATTATTGAAAAAGAGAAAATCGATGCTATTTTACCTACTATGGGTGGACAAACTGGCTTAAACATTGCAACTGAACTTGGGAAATTGGGGCTTTTAGAAGGGATAAAAGTTATTGGTTCTGATGTCCAGACTATTGCTGATGTAGAGGACAGAGATTTATTTGCTAATTTTATGGATAGGTTAGATGAACCTATTCCTAAATGTAATGCTGTAGAGTCTGTTGATGGGGCTTTAGAAGCTGTAGAAGAAATAGGCTATCCGGTTATTGTACGTCCGGCATTTACTTTAGGTGGAACTGGCGGTGGAATAGCGCATAATAAGGAAGAACTTATTGAGGTTACTACCCATGGCCTTGATATGAGTTATATTAACCAAGTACTAATCGATGAATCTGTTCTTGGCTGGAAAGAAATTGAATTTGAAGTGATGAGGGATAAAAACGACACCTGTATCATTGTATGTAATATGGAAAATGTAGATCCGATGGGTATACATACAGGTGACAGTATTGTAGTAGCTCCTATTCAAAACTTAAATGATGAAGTATGCCAAAGACTGAGGGATGCTTCTATTAAGATTATTAGAAACTTAGGAATCAATGGTGGATGCAATATTCAATTTGCATTAAATCCTGAAACTAATGAATATAAGATCATTGAGGTTAACCCTCGTGTAAGTAGAAGCAGTGCACTTGCATCTAAGGCAACTGGCTATCCAATTGCAAAAATCTCTTCTAAAGTAGCTCTTGGCTTAAGCTTAGATGAAATTAGAAATGACATTACTAAAGAAACTCCTGCTTCCTTTGAACCCTCTATTGACTATATCGTTGTAAAAATCCCAAGATGGCCATTTGACAAATTTAAGGGCATTGATAGAAAAATCGGAGTTCAAATGAAAGCAACTGGGGAGGTAATGGCTATTGGTAGAACCTATGAAGAAGCTATTCAAAAGGCTATCCGTTCTTTGGATATTGGTTTAGATGGATTTGAATATCTTGAATACACTGAAGACAATTTGGCAAATCCTACTGATGAAAGATTATTCCATATGTATTCTGCTATTAAAGATGGAAGAACTGTAGAGGAACTTGCAGAACTATCTAAAATGGATGAATTCTTCTTATACAAAATTGAGAATATTGTTAAATTTGAAGAAAGGGTCAGCAAAGAAGCACTTGAAGATGAAAAATTTTTACTTAAAGCTAAAAAATTAGGGTTCTCTAACTTTAGTTTAGCTAAACTAGCAGGTATTGAAGAAGAAGATGTTAAAGCACTTCTTCTTAAATTTGATATTAAACCATCTTATAAAATGGTAGATACTTGTGCAGCTGAATTTGAAGCTAAAACCCCATATTATTACAGTAGTTATGACAGCGGTAATGAACTTATTAAAACTGACAATAAGAAAATCTTAATCATTGGTGCAGGTCCAATTAGAATCGGACAGGGTATTGAGTTTGATTACTGTTGTGTACATTCCTCTCTTGCATTAAAAGACCAAGGAATTGAAACCATTCTTGTAAATAACAATCCTGAAACTGTAAGTACTGACTATGATATTTCAGATGAGCTGTTCTTTGAGCCATTAACCTTTGAAGACATTATGGGAATAATTGAACAGGTAGAACCAGATGGGGTCATTGTTCAATTTGGTGGTCAAACTTCAATTAACTTATCTGTTCCTCTTGCAAAGGCAGGGGTTAAAATCTTAGGTACTCCATATGAAAGTATTGATAGGGTGGAAGACAGGGAAAGGTTCACTGAAGTATTAAATGATCTGCATATTCACCAAGCACCTTATGGTTTAGCTAATTCATTTGATGAAGCAAGAGAAGCAGCAGAGAGAATTGGATTTCCGGTTCTTGTTCGTCCATCCTATGTAATTGGCGGAAGAGCAATGGAAATTGTTTATGGCTTAGATGAACTTGAAGAGTATATGAAAGAGGCAGTAAAAGTTTCACCAGAACACCCTATTCTTGTAGATAAATTCTTGGAAGATGCTGTTGAACTTGATGTGGATTTATTATGTGATGGTGAAGATGTATTCATTGCAGGTATTATGGAACATATTGAAGAAGCAGGTGTTCACTCTGGGGACTCTGCATGTGTAATACCTCCTCAGACCATTCCGGAACATTTACTTGAAGTAATTAGGGAGAATACTAGAAAACTAGCCTTAGAATTAGATGTAATTGGATTGATGAATATTCAATATGCTGTTAAATTAGATGAAGAAAGAGTGTACATTATTGAAGCTAACCCAAGAGCAAGTAGAACTGTTCCATTTGTAAGTAAGGCTATTGGTGTTCCCCTTGCAAAAGTTGCTACCTCATTAATGATGGGTGCAAAACTTAAGGACTTTAATTTAGCTAAAGAGATTAAGATTAACCATGTGGCAGTTAAGGAGTCTGTTTTCCCATTCTTAAAGCTAACTGAATCTGACAGTATATTAGGTCCTGAAATGAAATCCACTGGTGAAAGCATTGGTGTAGATGAAAATTTTGGACTTGCTTTCTATAAATCACAGCTTTCTGCTGGTATGGATTTACCTAAAGAGGGAAATCTATTTATTAGTGTAAGGGAACAAGATAAAAAGAAAATCCAACCTATTGCTGAGAAAGCCAGTAGCTTAGGATTTAATATAATTGCTACAAGAGGTACCGCTGATTCTGTATTTAATGTTCCAATTACAAGAATTAAAAAAGTATCTCAAGGACATCCAAATATTAAGGAGGCTATTTTAAATGGGGAAATTGATATGATTATTAATACTCCTCATGGTGAACAGGCTTCTAAAGATGGCTATACTATTAGACGTTTAGCTGTTGAACTTGGAATTCCTTATGTAACTACTTTAGCTGGTGCAAGAGCAGCTTTAAATGCAATTGCAGCTGTTAAAGAAAATGATTTAAAAGTTAAATCTTTAAATGAACATATTAGTTCTTTATGGTAA
- a CDS encoding ATP-binding protein has product MGEVYIHRIIDKEIQRYLKVVGAILIVGPKWCGKTTTAEQHAKSVLKLDDIDKREEYLMLADIKPSELLNGEKPRLIDEWQIAPILWDGVRNSVDSLKEKGLYLLTGSTSVDESEIIHSGTGRIHRMKMYPMSLYESGDSNGKISIMELFDNPNKDINGIKSNLNFDDLLFAICRGGWPESLSLKSKEDQLLIPKMYVDSICESDVSKVDGVKRDPEKVRHLLKSYARNISTEAKDTTLMADISEQFGDISRGTFYSYVDALKRIYVIENVQAWSPNIRSAKTMRSTTKKEFIDPSIAISALNLTPQKLLTEIKTLGFIFETLCIRDLKIYTSAYGGKIHYFRKNDKLEVDCVLILDDGRYALIEFKLGAKNIDEGAKHLIDVNELIKKERKKGNTKINNPEFLAVITGGEKAYTREDGVKIIPIACLKN; this is encoded by the coding sequence ATGGGAGAAGTGTATATACATCGTATTATAGACAAAGAAATACAAAGATACCTCAAAGTTGTAGGTGCAATACTTATCGTTGGACCGAAATGGTGTGGAAAAACAACTACTGCAGAACAGCATGCTAAAAGTGTATTAAAATTAGATGATATAGATAAAAGAGAAGAATACTTAATGCTTGCAGATATAAAACCTTCAGAGCTATTAAATGGAGAAAAACCAAGATTGATTGATGAATGGCAAATCGCTCCAATATTATGGGATGGAGTGAGAAATAGTGTTGACTCATTAAAAGAAAAAGGATTATACCTTTTAACTGGTTCAACAAGTGTTGATGAATCTGAAATAATCCATAGCGGTACCGGCAGAATTCATAGAATGAAAATGTACCCAATGAGCTTATACGAAAGTGGGGACTCTAATGGAAAAATATCAATTATGGAATTATTTGATAATCCAAATAAAGACATAAATGGTATCAAATCAAACTTAAATTTTGATGATTTATTATTTGCCATCTGTAGAGGAGGATGGCCTGAAAGCTTAAGCCTTAAAAGTAAAGAAGATCAATTATTAATTCCAAAAATGTATGTTGATAGTATCTGTGAAAGTGATGTATCTAAAGTAGATGGAGTAAAAAGAGATCCTGAGAAAGTAAGGCATTTACTTAAATCTTATGCTAGAAATATCTCCACTGAAGCAAAAGATACAACTCTTATGGCAGATATAAGTGAACAATTTGGTGATATTAGCAGAGGTACCTTTTATTCATATGTCGATGCATTAAAAAGAATATATGTCATTGAAAATGTTCAAGCTTGGTCACCAAATATACGTTCTGCAAAAACTATGAGATCTACAACAAAAAAAGAATTTATAGATCCATCAATTGCAATATCTGCACTAAACTTAACACCTCAAAAATTATTAACTGAAATAAAAACACTTGGATTTATTTTTGAAACTTTGTGTATTAGAGATTTGAAGATATATACTAGTGCCTATGGTGGGAAAATTCATTACTTTAGAAAAAATGATAAATTGGAAGTTGACTGTGTTTTAATTTTAGATGATGGTAGATATGCCTTAATTGAATTTAAACTAGGTGCTAAAAACATTGATGAAGGTGCAAAACATCTAATTGATGTAAATGAATTAATTAAAAAAGAAAGAAAAAAAGGAAATACAAAAATCAATAATCCTGAATTCTTAGCAGTTATTACTGGTGGCGAAAAAGCTTATACAAGAGAAGATGGCGTTAAAATAATTCCCATCGCTTGTTTAAAAAATTAA
- a CDS encoding zinc ribbon domain-containing protein, with product MNQFCPKCGAKLLDINAKFCSQCGANLTEKKEIDPKDLPDERIDLREGMTKRNTGMYKFTKWGRRKKKPINWDMEK from the coding sequence ATGAACCAATTTTGTCCAAAATGTGGGGCAAAACTATTAGATATCAATGCTAAGTTTTGTAGTCAATGTGGTGCTAACTTAACTGAAAAAAAGGAAATTGACCCTAAAGACTTACCTGATGAAAGAATTGATTTAAGAGAGGGCATGACTAAAAGAAATACTGGAATGTATAAGTTCACTAAATGGGGAAGACGAAAGAAAAAGCCAATAAACTGGGACATGGAAAAATAA
- the carA gene encoding glutamine-hydrolyzing carbamoyl-phosphate synthase small subunit, with the protein MGNEAKLALEDGTILKGEAFGYETVTVGELAFSTGMSGYTEALTDPSFKGQILMSTYPLEGNYGVSEDWYQSDKVQVEGFVVREACKKLSNFGAKKTLDEFLREFKVPGIEDIDTRDLTLKIREKGSLKAALATEEIDDDELVARARQHKSIVDLDLVPLVSTSEIKTYGDFDKTVAIIDCGVKRNIINCFLENGVGVALFPYDADYKTILDYGVNGLMVSSGPGNPERLTSTIGNVEKLINKFPVFGICMGQHLIAKTFGASTYKMKFGHRGANQPVKDLQSGKVFITSQNHGFCIDPDSLKGSDLELTQINLNDGTPEGFSHKELPLRTIQYHPESGPGPNDTKVLFEDFSKMIKEY; encoded by the coding sequence ATGGGAAATGAAGCAAAATTAGCTTTAGAAGATGGAACTATTTTAAAAGGTGAAGCCTTTGGTTATGAAACTGTAACTGTAGGTGAACTTGCTTTTTCAACTGGTATGTCTGGCTATACCGAGGCACTAACTGACCCTTCTTTTAAAGGACAAATATTGATGTCCACTTATCCTTTAGAAGGCAACTATGGTGTTAGTGAAGATTGGTATCAATCTGATAAAGTGCAAGTTGAAGGTTTTGTAGTAAGGGAAGCTTGTAAAAAATTATCTAACTTCGGTGCTAAAAAGACTTTGGATGAGTTTTTAAGAGAATTTAAAGTGCCTGGAATTGAAGATATTGATACAAGGGATTTAACCTTAAAGATTCGTGAAAAAGGCTCTTTAAAAGCAGCATTAGCTACTGAAGAAATAGATGATGATGAACTTGTAGCTCGTGCTCGCCAGCATAAAAGTATCGTTGATCTGGATCTAGTTCCTTTAGTATCTACTTCTGAAATTAAAACTTATGGGGATTTTGATAAAACAGTAGCTATTATTGATTGTGGTGTTAAAAGGAATATCATTAATTGTTTCTTAGAAAATGGTGTTGGTGTTGCTTTATTCCCTTATGATGCTGATTATAAGACTATTTTGGATTATGGTGTAAATGGTCTCATGGTATCTAGTGGCCCTGGAAACCCTGAAAGGCTTACAAGCACAATCGGTAATGTGGAAAAATTGATCAATAAGTTCCCTGTATTCGGTATTTGCATGGGCCAACATCTAATTGCAAAAACATTTGGAGCAAGCACTTATAAAATGAAATTTGGTCACAGAGGAGCAAATCAACCAGTAAAAGATTTACAATCTGGAAAAGTGTTTATTACTTCACAAAATCATGGATTCTGTATTGATCCTGATTCTTTAAAAGGCAGTGACTTAGAATTAACTCAAATCAACTTAAATGATGGTACTCCAGAAGGATTTTCACATAAAGAATTGCCATTAAGAACTATTCAATACCATCCAGAATCTGGTCCTGGCCCAAATGATACAAAGGTATTATTTGAAGACTTTAGCAAAATGATTAAGGAGTACTAA
- a CDS encoding phenylacetate--CoA ligase family protein, producing MIWNENAECMDKQEKEEMQLALLQKQVKRVYENVPFYRKKFDEAGFKPEDLKTLDDVAKIPFTTKDDLRQAYPFGLFAVPEEEIIEIHSTSGTTGTPVVSGYTQKDIDIWGECTARAIGMADGDRNSKIHNSYGYGLFTGGFGIDHGAKTMGATVIPMSAGNTSRQLKIMEDFQSDILTCTPSYGMYLAESLEKEGFGPEDISLHSGIFGAEMWTEEMRCSLEEKLGITAHNIYGLTEIIGPGVATECKEQAGLHIQEDHFYAEIVDPDTLENLEEGKTGELVLTTLTREGMPVIRFRTKDITALRCEKCTCGRTTTRMDRITGRTDDMLKIKGVMVYPSQIEAAILQIEGLTANYQIHVSRPKYLDEIEIKVETSQEVFSDEMKKIEEFENKIARKIQSTIGISVDVTLVEPESLPRSEGKAIRVIDERNFD from the coding sequence ATGATTTGGAATGAAAATGCAGAATGTATGGATAAGCAAGAAAAAGAAGAAATGCAACTTGCTTTGCTCCAAAAACAAGTAAAAAGAGTTTACGAAAATGTACCATTTTACAGGAAAAAGTTTGATGAAGCTGGATTTAAGCCAGAAGACTTAAAAACTCTTGATGATGTAGCTAAAATCCCATTTACCACTAAAGATGATTTAAGGCAAGCTTATCCATTTGGATTATTTGCAGTACCTGAAGAAGAAATTATAGAAATTCACAGTACCTCCGGAACCACTGGAACCCCTGTTGTATCTGGATACACACAAAAAGATATTGATATTTGGGGAGAATGTACTGCAAGAGCTATTGGAATGGCTGATGGAGATAGAAACTCTAAAATCCATAACTCTTACGGATATGGATTGTTCACTGGAGGATTTGGAATCGACCATGGTGCAAAGACTATGGGAGCAACAGTTATTCCAATGTCTGCAGGAAATACTTCAAGGCAATTAAAAATTATGGAAGATTTCCAAAGTGATATTCTTACTTGTACTCCTTCATATGGAATGTATCTAGCTGAATCTCTTGAAAAAGAAGGCTTCGGTCCAGAGGATATCAGTTTACATTCAGGTATATTTGGAGCTGAAATGTGGACTGAAGAAATGAGATGCAGTTTAGAAGAAAAATTAGGAATCACTGCACATAATATTTATGGGCTTACTGAAATTATTGGTCCCGGTGTAGCTACTGAATGTAAGGAACAGGCAGGTTTGCATATTCAGGAAGATCATTTCTATGCAGAAATCGTTGACCCTGACACTCTTGAAAACCTAGAAGAGGGTAAAACTGGAGAATTGGTTTTAACCACACTTACAAGAGAGGGCATGCCAGTAATTAGATTTAGAACCAAGGACATTACTGCACTTAGATGTGAAAAATGTACTTGTGGAAGAACCACTACAAGAATGGATAGAATCACTGGTAGAACCGATGACATGCTAAAAATCAAAGGTGTAATGGTTTACCCATCTCAAATTGAAGCTGCTATCCTACAAATTGAAGGTTTAACCGCTAACTATCAGATTCATGTATCAAGACCTAAATATCTTGATGAAATCGAAATAAAGGTTGAAACTTCACAGGAAGTATTCTCTGATGAAATGAAAAAGATAGAAGAGTTTGAAAATAAAATCGCAAGAAAAATACAAAGTACAATTGGCATTAGCGTAGATGTAACTTTAGTAGAACCAGAATCTCTACCAAGAAGCGAAGGAAAAGCTATCAGGGTTATTGATGAGAGAAACTTTGATTAA
- a CDS encoding PRC-barrel domain-containing protein codes for MRIVKDLVGKEVLAHDVTVMGKVADIDVDVEAEIIESIIVSKGGIQETLNISKSELVIPFDMIDKIGDKVILKDVFDEEFSQMEKDIEDLKSQL; via the coding sequence ATGAGAATAGTTAAAGATTTAGTTGGTAAAGAAGTTTTAGCTCATGACGTTACTGTTATGGGAAAAGTTGCTGATATAGATGTTGATGTTGAAGCTGAAATCATTGAATCTATTATTGTATCTAAGGGAGGAATTCAAGAAACGTTAAACATAAGTAAAAGTGAGTTAGTGATTCCTTTTGATATGATTGATAAAATTGGGGATAAAGTTATTTTAAAAGATGTCTTTGATGAAGAATTTAGTCAAATGGAAAAAGATATTGAAGATTTAAAAAGCCAATTATAA
- a CDS encoding acetolactate synthase, whose product MNVKQLSVFIENKEGRLKNAVNAVSQAEVNIRALSIADSSKYGILRLIVSDNEKATAALKKEKFTVKETDVIVVGIKDEPNGLNTMLEILEEESINVEYLYAFVSSKTDEAIVVVKIEDCEGGLKALKDAGANILSKEDLDEL is encoded by the coding sequence ATGAATGTAAAGCAACTTTCTGTATTTATTGAAAACAAAGAAGGAAGATTGAAAAATGCTGTTAATGCAGTATCACAAGCTGAAGTAAACATTAGAGCTCTTTCAATTGCAGACAGTTCCAAATATGGAATCTTAAGATTGATTGTTTCTGATAATGAAAAAGCAACAGCGGCATTAAAGAAAGAAAAATTCACAGTTAAAGAAACTGATGTAATTGTTGTAGGGATAAAAGACGAACCTAATGGCCTTAACACAATGCTTGAAATACTTGAAGAAGAAAGCATAAATGTTGAATACCTTTATGCATTCGTTAGCTCTAAAACTGATGAAGCCATTGTTGTCGTTAAAATCGAAGACTGTGAAGGCGGCCTTAAAGCATTGAAAGATGCCGGTGCAAACATCTTATCCAAAGAAGATTTAGATGAATTATAA
- the rimI gene encoding ribosomal protein S18-alanine N-acetyltransferase, which yields MFIREFTPSDLERVYQIEVESFSNPYEVAILQQLFEIGAGFLVAVENGEVVAYIIFWVKEEGLGHIIALAVDKKFRGQHIATRLLMMAMNIFKTCDIHRITLEVKSHNDVAVSFYQKFGFTIDRKVPRYYEDGSDAYVMFFNTDKIHN from the coding sequence ATGTTTATTCGTGAGTTTACTCCATCTGATTTGGAGAGAGTTTATCAAATTGAAGTGGAATCTTTTTCTAATCCTTATGAAGTAGCTATTCTTCAGCAATTGTTTGAAATTGGTGCAGGTTTTCTTGTAGCAGTTGAAAATGGTGAAGTTGTAGCTTATATTATATTTTGGGTAAAAGAAGAAGGTTTAGGTCATATAATTGCTCTTGCAGTTGATAAAAAGTTTCGTGGTCAGCATATAGCTACTCGTTTACTTATGATGGCTATGAATATATTTAAAACTTGTGATATTCATAGAATCACTTTAGAAGTAAAATCACACAATGATGTTGCAGTTTCTTTTTATCAAAAATTTGGCTTTACAATTGATAGAAAAGTTCCTAGATATTATGAAGATGGATCAGATGCCTATGTTATGTTTTTTAACACAGATAAAATTCATAATTAA
- a CDS encoding sodium:solute symporter family protein, producing MDYFLLGVVFIVYFLMVGYVGYLAWKRTNSSEDFMVAGRETHPYIMALSYGATFISTAAIVGFGGVAGKYGMGILWLAFLNIIIGIFIAFVFFGKRTRKMGKNLDSLTFPEFLGRRFNSKFIQYFSGTLIFCAMPIYAAVVLIGAARFMESSLMLDFNVALLVLAIVICGYVLFGGLKGVMYTDALQGSIMFIGMLILLVFIYWVLGGVTEANTALTNMAHLYPADAIAEGGTGWTSFPRLGSPFWWSLVTTTIMGVGIGSLAQPQLAVRFMTVKSDKELHRSLLIGAIFIFVMTGSAYVVGSLCNVYFYQHFGQIAIDYVGGNMDSIIPTFISTALPEWFVYIFLLSLLAAAMSTLSSQYHTQGTALGHDIVDALKNRGKSDGISDEEIKESASSEETKIGFISVSQLGILIAVILSLIIGLALPGGIVALGTSLFMGLCAAAFLPVYCAALFWKRTTKEGAIAGLVSGTLTSLFLLVFVYKKTAVGLGICKFIFGVDMLINVMPWYSIDVMIFAIPVSVIFTVVVSLLTEPLEEKVISRAFNGLSKNGGK from the coding sequence ATGGATTATTTTTTATTAGGTGTTGTTTTTATAGTTTATTTTCTTATGGTAGGTTATGTAGGTTACCTTGCATGGAAAAGGACTAATTCCTCTGAAGACTTTATGGTTGCAGGTAGAGAAACTCATCCATATATTATGGCATTAAGTTATGGAGCTACATTTATTTCTACAGCAGCTATTGTTGGCTTTGGAGGAGTAGCAGGTAAATATGGTATGGGTATACTGTGGCTTGCATTCTTAAATATTATCATCGGAATATTTATTGCATTTGTATTCTTTGGTAAAAGAACTCGTAAAATGGGTAAGAACCTTGATTCTCTTACATTCCCTGAGTTTTTAGGTCGCAGATTTAATAGTAAATTCATACAATATTTCAGTGGAACTTTAATCTTCTGTGCTATGCCTATTTATGCGGCAGTAGTGCTTATTGGTGCAGCAAGATTTATGGAATCTTCTTTAATGCTTGATTTTAATGTAGCTCTTTTAGTCCTTGCTATTGTAATTTGTGGATATGTATTATTTGGCGGATTAAAGGGAGTTATGTATACTGATGCATTACAGGGAAGTATTATGTTTATTGGAATGCTGATTTTACTTGTATTCATTTATTGGGTATTAGGCGGTGTAACTGAAGCAAACACTGCACTAACTAATATGGCTCATCTTTATCCTGCTGATGCTATAGCTGAAGGAGGTACTGGTTGGACAAGCTTCCCAAGACTTGGAAGTCCTTTCTGGTGGTCATTAGTAACTACAACTATTATGGGAGTAGGTATTGGATCATTAGCTCAACCACAACTTGCAGTAAGGTTCATGACTGTAAAATCTGACAAAGAACTTCATAGATCCCTTTTAATTGGCGCTATCTTTATCTTTGTAATGACTGGTAGTGCATATGTTGTAGGTTCCTTATGTAATGTTTACTTCTACCAGCACTTTGGGCAAATAGCTATTGATTATGTTGGTGGAAATATGGATTCCATTATTCCAACATTTATTTCAACAGCACTTCCTGAATGGTTTGTATATATCTTCTTACTTTCATTACTTGCAGCAGCTATGTCTACCTTATCCTCACAATACCACACTCAAGGTACTGCATTAGGACACGATATTGTAGATGCTTTAAAAAATAGGGGAAAATCTGACGGTATCAGTGATGAGGAAATTAAAGAAAGTGCTTCTAGTGAAGAAACTAAGATTGGATTTATTTCAGTTAGTCAATTAGGTATTTTAATAGCTGTAATTTTATCATTGATTATTGGTTTAGCTTTACCTGGTGGTATTGTAGCATTAGGTACCTCTTTATTTATGGGATTATGTGCAGCGGCATTTTTACCAGTTTATTGTGCGGCTTTATTCTGGAAAAGAACTACAAAAGAAGGGGCTATTGCAGGACTTGTTTCTGGTACTCTTACAAGTTTATTCTTACTTGTCTTTGTTTATAAGAAAACTGCAGTGGGACTTGGAATTTGTAAGTTCATTTTTGGAGTAGATATGTTAATTAATGTAATGCCATGGTATTCAATTGATGTAATGATATTTGCTATTCCTGTTTCTGTAATATTTACAGTGGTAGTTAGCTTACTTACAGAACCATTAGAAGAGAAAGTTATTTCAAGGGCTTTTAATGGGCTTTCTAAAAACGGTGGTAAATAG